AGAAGACAACCTCATGACCGCCTGAGGATACATTGATGACCCGACTGGGGGCGCTCTTCTTCAGTAGATCTAGGAGGAGGTTGGTGAGAAGGAAGTGACCGAAGTGGTTGGTGCCGAAACACAAGTCGAATTTATCCTTTGTGACTGCGCCCTCTTCGACGAAAGCTACCGCTGAATAATGTAAATGTCAAAGTAGCCAATTGTATTATTTTCTTTGGAGTAAATAACAAAAGCTCTATTGAGTATTTTAACTCCATCTTAATGCCTGGCATGAAAACACATTTCTACATTATAATACACAAGTCGTGAGATTGAGATTTTGGGCAAACCAAACATGAGCACGAAAAGCAACCTTTTTATAATGTATAgcaaggtttgcggtaacatgtaatgattatctctTCTCCAgcagacgatcagagcatactgatcgaaacgtcgagttaaaccaaacGTTCTTTAaggaaccaccccaactcaatttagagattaacaaaaaatacatggtgttaccgcaaacctttctttatcgtatttccaccatgcaaagtttcaaatctcgGTCATGCAATTAGCAGTTGAaaccgtctgttataaaatgtatatggttagaaagatgttttgaaagtagaatataatgatccacacaagtatcactcaaaattgcatggtttttcttttacgtcgtgaactaacacggcacgtcGTTTTGTGGAGTCTAGTTTTGACTTCttaaaaatggccgaccgtgttatagtTCGTAAAGTATGAGGAAAACCATGGACTTTCGAGGCATATTcgagtggatcattatattctacttttaaaacatctttctaaccatatgcattttataacagacggttTCAACTGCTAATTGCATGACcgagatttgaaactttgcatggtggaaatgcgATATAGTAagttttgcagtaacaccaaaCTGTAAAACTTTCACCTGCATTGTTAATCAGAAGGTCGAGTCTGTCTTCAGTTTCAATGATCTGTTGGGCGAACTCTCTGACCGACTGCAAGCTGGACAGATCGAGATGACGGACCACAACCTCCGAGTTACCCGTACGACTCTTGATGTCCTTCGCTACGTCTTCGGCCTACTGTAGATTGCGACAGGCGAGGATGACCCGAGCTCCTCTCTGGGCCAAGTCCAATGCCGTCTCCCGACCGATGCCGGAGTTACCTCCTATAAAGAACACTTGGAAATTTAGTTGAAAATCcgaaatttaaaggaacacgttgccttggatcggtcgagttggtatttgaaaagcgtttgtaaccgttgtttataaaatgcacatgggtagaaagatgttgtaaaagtataatacaatgatcgacacaaacatgcctcgaaattgcacggttttccttttacctcgtcgactaacacgtcggccatttatgggagtcaaaattttgactcccataaatggccgacggtgttagttcgcacagtaaaaggaaaaccacgcaatttcgaggtaaacttgtgtggatcattgtattctacttttaaaacatctttccaaccatatgcattttatataaaaaaaggttacagacgtttttatagaccaactcgtccgatccaaggcaacgtgttcctttaatgttttgtgGTAAACCTATTCGGATATGAATTAGGACCTACTGTCCTGTACAGTTTTATTTTGCATCCAGAATTTCTATGGATTTTGTTATACACAAGTAACCCTTGCACCATCACTGACGTCACACTACCCTGATTGTGGTCTGTGTGATTAGGTTcgttgttttatgtatatgctctattatgttgagatataccaagtgagaatactggttgaaagttaccaaacttgtccagtgccttcaaaacgTTTCACAACTTGCTTTTAACAGTGATTGCagattatgttgttgtttttagggGTAAAGTTGGGGTTTCGAGGTTTGGGGAGGAGCATTCAGTTCATGTTGTGTAGTTACCCGTAATAATGGCCGTCCTGCCGTTGAGCACCGCATTGCTTGTACAGTAACATCTGCTAGCGATATACTGCCAGTAACTTACCCCGCACAGGGCAACCAAAATGGACACGATCCATTTCAGAATAATATTTAAGGCAGCCATCACTGCGTATATAACGGGGTGACAAAGTAGCGAGTCTTCACAGAAAAGCTGCTCTTGTCAATTGGGTTTAATTCACATTATATACCCATTCCTTCCTGTTCATCCtcactagacttgtggacaagtcgtgtCTGTCGctgtgatagcgttccgactctccccGCGATTCCAGCGGTATTcttgcgagactgctggccctgCAAGATCAGACTACTACTATCACGACTTcaatggggagtagaagtcgggcaaccagcagttccCACGAGAGCAGTGATTTCGCGAGAGCACCGCCTcaacaactcgactatctcaccgcgtgtgaccattaacgacttgcaCACAAGTCTACATCCTCACTGATTAGGCTACAATCAATGTCCATTGGACAGTGAACTTCGAACCAAACTCCAAAATGGCTCACGATAAGGGCGAACAAAGTCAACCATTTTGATATGATAATATCTTCGGAGTGTTTTTTGTCGTTCTTCAAATCATGCTATAGTTAAAATTCCCTGATTACGTGTTTTAGGTCATGTGTGTTTAGTTACTCAGATTCTAGTGTAGTGATTATTATTGAGCCTTGAGCCTTTACGTCAAACTCCGTCTTTGGTCACCTCTGATGATCTCACATTAATTTCCTTTGGAGATTTACAGTCAAATCCCTGGTCTACATAGTTACAACATATCAAATAAATGCACGCTGCTGCATGCAGATGACAAAACATGGCAGCTAGCAAACattcacctcggaccaatcaaaccacacggaaagcttacgtcactgcacgtatatccaatgaaatcattgtatctaATGAAGTCATTTGTTATGTAAAACACGCATGTGTCTGCTGTTGAAGGGCCAGTCTAAAAAGTTATGTAATACTCATGGTTACAACATCAAGAGGAAGACCACATCTGATCTACCATTGGTTAACGCGACTCCCAAAATGACCAATGAGACATTGTCATCTTTGATCAGCTGGCTCGACTACGAACCATCTTAAAAGTGGTGGTGCGCCGCCTGTTGAAAACCTCCACGAATTGATTCATATCAACCGTattgaaccaagactagacaCACAGGATGCGGACCAGGAGATGACACGTTGCCAACGTGCCATATCTATATTCTAGGCTCTACTACACCTCGTACATTGTTATCAGAGTCCTCTTATGAactaataaattaattaattaaccaaaaCAATCTGATGTTGAAAGGACTTGCCGTCGATTTTACCACACTCCTTCCAACTTAGGAATAATcctaggacgagttaagttccgtatccatacacgtttaggacgcattgaacccatcttaagttaggacgagtttactcgtcctaactacgagttactcgtcctaactcgagatatgaTTAAGCGGTTCGTGAAATCGCCTGCAGGCACCAATCAGCCTCCCTTTGGTTACGCTGGTTTCTAAAAGgagaaacaagatggccgcaacTACCTTGGTTGGGACACCTTTTTTTCTCCCTCACGGAGGCGCTTGCTGTGTACTTGTTAACCTTTTTACCAAAGACTAACATCAAACAAGTTTGATTCAAAATCATTTGTATAAGATTCGGTTTTATTATTGCAGACTCATTTCAAGTTATAATTTTGAAGTACATAATTATCTCTTAACAAGATAAAATGTAGGTACTATTATATAAGAACTGCATGTACttgttaaccttttttttttattttgaatgtttCCCTCGTCCACAATAATATGCacactttcattaaaaaaatagaccTATTATTCATAGTAGACACATAATATATCAAGGGAACTTTCATTTAAGAATACAAtccgtaaaaaaattaataatacttgAATAGAGCGAAAATCAAACATAAATTTTAAGTACTATTAAACACCGCCCGCGCcataaacaaaattttcatGTCCACTATCAActgcaaatttttattttggaaaaTTCAACTGCTGACAAAAAATCATAGGCTCCTACAGTCGAGTCGAAAAATTGCTATAAAAAAGAAGAGTTTTTAAAGCACACGTTTTTGTTTACCACCCCCAACAAAAAgttgaaataaatgaacaaattaaacaaataaatcaaattgtCAACAAACACACCCAGATTTTACAAATGCATCATATTTTCGATGTTCACAATAAGTTTGAGTTatataacaataaaaattgaCACAATATCACCCCCAAAAGACGATTAGTTTTATGAATGAGAGATAAAACTAATCTCTCCCCTCATCTTTAAGCATGCATTGTCAAACGGTGTTCATACATGTATTCCCCTTTGATATACTAGCTGATGCAATATATTTTAGAATACCAAATAATGAAAAATGGTTTCGCctaaaaagttattttaagcGACTCTTCAAACACcgatttgtttttgcaaaaaagTATTCCGAGGAGAAAAACAGTAGTGATGTAAAAACGATTTAATCAACATTTgagaccagtagcttcacaactgACTGTCCATAACTCCTTGGCGAGCTCGTCATCTTGAGCGAATGTCGACGGTTCTTTCTCCGCGCAGTTATCAAAGTACTTTCCGGAGAGTTCAGCCACCGATTCATCCAGAGCACAATGGAGCGTAGTCTGCGCTCCAGCCGTCTCGTCGATTAGTAGCAACCTGAAATGAAGAGTTTCAGTTTCAGTTTAGCAATGTATCATGTTTTATTAGTCACGTATCAATTTCCTAGAAGGACTACACATATTGCAGATGTGTAGAGACACGGACAGGAGACCACAGTCCTTATATTAAAAAGGACGAGAATTCGCCAAAAAGAAATCAATAAAACCGTCAACATAATGACCACTTAAACAAACTACTCTCGTGCACTGGTTTTAATCATCCTAAttactaagcacagacaaaaaaaaaaattgtatagcAGCAGGAGCTGATCATAAAGGCAGGTCGTTTGTCAAAATCCTCCTCTAGTCCATTTGTATTTGTTCgacccaaaataaataaaaatattaaaaaatagaaatgtgatatattgtaaacaaacaatgcaatgcaatgcaatgcaatgcaatgcaatgcaatgcaatgcaatgcaatgcaatgcaatgcaatgcaatgcaatgcaatgcaatgcaatgcaatgcaatgcacAACGACACAAtaacacattaaaggaacacgttgccttggatcggtcgagttggtcgttttttgaccgtttattataaaatgcatatggttagaaagatgatgtaaaagtagaatacaatgatctacacaaatatgcctcgaaattgcgtggttttctttttacctcgtccaataacacggtcggccatttatgggagtcaaaattttgacccccataaatggccgaccgtgatagttcgcgatgtaaaaagaaaaccgtgcaattttgagagatacttgtgtggatcattatattctacttttaaaacatctttctaaccatatacatttcataacaaacggtttcaaacgctttttatagaccaactcgtccgatccaaggcaacgtgttcctttaacttgttaTGTACAGGCTAAAGTTGAGGGTGACCAAAATATCAGCACAACATGCACAATGCCGGTGTCAGGTGcgattgtgtccgccatgcaatactgtccgctccggacacttttgcatatgcaatcgtgtccggggctatgcaaaaatcGTGCGGTGGACATTTACACTGGACATAGTGCGTGCGtataagcgagcgtgcatgcactgaagcTGTGTATATGCAATATTCACGtaatttatgattgcagcgaatacccaacgacCGAACATACATGACATGCACTtaatagcttgtaaaaaaaaatggcgaacgtgttccgtcgaccaggggcgtttaatttactgcaaggacggttttgcacgggggcggacacaacagcatatgcaaatgtgtccgggtggacacaattgcattatgcagcagcatcCGAAACGACACGATTGCATAcgcaaaaccgtccggtggacattattgcatatgcaatactgtcctccggatagtattgcatagaggacataattgcatgccaCACCTGCTTTACACGCACACACGAAGCTTGCAATAAACAAGTTCACAGTGATTCAATTGGCCCTAAGAATACAGATATTTCTCTCATAAAACACAACAATACCCAATGAGAGGTCCTGTGTGATATCCCTCACAGATAAATATATTTTGGAGCATGGCCAGAACCATGACCCTACAATATACATGCCATGAGTAATACAGAACGAAGTTTTAATACGGTGCTCTCTCGTGCATGTAAGgctacaaaagaaaaaaaagagagtgcATCTACTGGTCGCGACACCAACGTTAACTTTGCACAATGTACACTTAGGGCGCACTTGACTACCAGATACACAGTCCTGTGCACAGTTTTGTTTCAACCATCAACCAACTCACCTGACAAACGGAAGAGACAAGTAATAATACAGCGTCCAGATCCAATTTACGTTGGGCATAGTCGCCCAGATTGGAGTGTAGATAACGCCAGGGTGCAAAGACACTGAGGTTACGCTGGTCGATTTCAGGCGCCTCGCAAGCTCTCGACTGAAGAGGACATTCGCCAGTTTGCTTTTAAAATAGCCATCCAAGTATGGGTAAAGTATCTGGCTTTCTCCGTCTGCTGCCTCCCGAGTGAAATTAAGAGGTGAGAAGACGGCCTCGTGACCGCCTGAGGACACATTGATGACCCGACTGGGGGCGCTCTTCTTCAATAGTTCTAGGAGGAGGTTGGTGAGGAGGAAATGACCGAAGTGGTTGGTGCCAAAACACATGTCGAAGTTTTCCTTTGTGACTGCGCCCTCTTTGACGAAGGCTACCCCTGAAAAATGTCAGAATAGTCAGTGGATGTAAAAAACTAACTTGTATCGAATCAATCAACTCATCTGTATTATGCTTAGCATTAAAACCAATCTTTAAATTAAATGAGATTAAGATACCAGCACCCTTGTGAATGGTTTAGGCATCTACAGTGCTTTACGAAAATCAGTAAGATTTTAAACTATGCATATACAACTACAATCTAGGGTTTGCCGTATTACAAACACGTGagtataggatttgaaaccttggtagagatacaatctagtaaggtttgcagtaacaccatgtacatgagtaggaatTTTGCTAATTGGAGACAAAATCTAGTCAGGTTTGTGAAACCACCATTGTTGTAAGCAGGTTTGTGAAACCACCATTGTTGTAAGCAGGTTTGTGAAACCACCATTGGTGTAAGCAGGTTTGTGAAACCACCATTGGTGTAAGCAGGTTTGTGAAACCACCATTGTTGTAAGCAGGTTTGGTAACGCCAAATATAACCTTTTAAAGTGTGTTTAATTACGGTTCAAAGACACACCTAA
Above is a genomic segment from Asterias amurensis chromosome 6, ASM3211899v1 containing:
- the LOC139938611 gene encoding retinol dehydrogenase 12-like; the protein is MMAALSSVLKWIMPILVALYGVWYWQIIASRRYCTSDALLNGRTAIITGGNSGIGRETAFDLAKRGARVILACRNLQKAEDVAKDIKSSTGNSEVVVRHLDLSSLQSVREFAQQFIETEDRLDLLINNAGVAFVKEGAVTKENFDMCFGTNHFGHFLLTNLLLELLKKSAPSRVINVSSGGHEAVFSPLNFTREAADGESQILYPYLDGYFKSKLANVLFSRELARRLKSTSVTSVSLHPGVIYTPIWATMPNVNWIWTLYYYLSLPFVRLLLIDETAGAQTTLHCALDESVAELSGKYFDNCAEKEPSTFAQDDELAKELWTVSCEATGLKC